One window of Sphingobacteriales bacterium genomic DNA carries:
- a CDS encoding redoxin domain-containing protein codes for MRFLFVPVFSFLFVLLTSCMGNAQNATDVIEQPKPPVAATITSLQIGDQAPLQEHNMTDVSGADVSIKSSKLENGLLVIFSCNTCPYVVAWEDRYPLIAEFCKANNIGLLVVNPNEAQREGVDSYEAMRQHAIDNDYQFTYAMDKNHDLADAFGATRTPELFLFDQNLSLTYKGCIDDNMKEPENVQQFYIKNAALNMVGGQTIDPNITKSVGCSIKRISKI; via the coding sequence ATGAGATTTTTATTTGTTCCAGTGTTCAGTTTCTTGTTTGTTTTACTCACATCTTGTATGGGAAATGCTCAAAATGCCACTGATGTAATAGAACAACCCAAGCCGCCTGTTGCTGCTACTATTACATCATTACAAATAGGCGATCAGGCTCCATTGCAAGAACATAACATGACTGATGTGTCGGGAGCCGACGTGTCAATCAAAAGCTCAAAATTAGAAAATGGACTTTTAGTTATTTTTTCCTGCAATACTTGTCCTTATGTAGTTGCTTGGGAAGACCGTTACCCGTTAATTGCTGAATTTTGTAAAGCCAATAATATTGGATTGTTGGTAGTCAATCCCAATGAAGCTCAAAGAGAAGGTGTAGATTCTTACGAAGCGATGCGTCAACATGCCATTGATAACGATTATCAATTTACTTATGCTATGGATAAAAACCATGATTTGGCAGATGCTTTCGGAGCAACACGAACACCTGAACTATTTCTTTTTGATCAAAACTTATCCTTGACTTACAAAGGCTGTATTGATGACAACATGAAAGAACCAGAAAATGTACAGCAGTTTTACATTAAAAATGCAGCCCTTAACATGGTAGGAGGACAAACTATAGATCCCAATATTACCAAATCTGTAGGTTGTAGCATTAAAAGAATAAGTAAAATATAG